A window of Carassius carassius chromosome 44, fCarCar2.1, whole genome shotgun sequence contains these coding sequences:
- the rfc4 gene encoding replication factor C subunit 4 isoform X1, whose product MQAFLKGSSSQSVKAQKPSSSSSLSAAEKKKSAPWVEKYRPKCVDEVAFQEEAVAVLKKSLEGADLPNLLFYGPPGTGKTSTILAAARELYGPELYRQRVLELNASDERGIQVIREKVKRFAQLTAAGARPDGKPCPPFKIIILDEADSMTGAAQAALRRTMEKESRTTRFCLICNYVSRIIEPLTSRCSKFRFKPLANDIQQERLLQICGKENLKYTAEGIEALVKVSEGDLRKAITYLQSAARLNTEQEITEQIIVEIAGVVPPKVIEALLQICYRGTFEKLELAVKDMIDQGYAANNILNQLHDVIIDEKLSDKQKSVITAKMAEVDKCLSDGADEYLQLLSLCSVIMQQATHST is encoded by the exons ATGCAGGCGTTTCTGAAAGGATCTTCGTCACAGAGTGTAAAAGCTCAGAAACCATCCTCTTCATCATCTTTATCAGCTGCAGAGAAGAAGAAGAGCGCGCCCTGGGTGGAGAAATA caggcCGAAGTGTGTGGATGAAGTGGCCTTCCAGGAGGAGGCGGTTGCAGTACTGAAGAAGTCTCTAGAGGGCGCTGAT CTGCCCAACCTGCTGTTTTATGGCCCTCCTGGAACCGGAAAGACGTCCACCATCCTAGCGGCCGCCAGAGAGCTTTATGG GCCGGAGCTGTACCGTCAGAGAGTGCTGGAGCTGAATGCGTCTGATGAGCGAGGGATACAGGTGATCCGAGAGAAGGTGAAGCGCTTCGCACAGCTGACCGCAGCCGGAGCACGTCCAGA CGGGAAGCCCTGTCCTCCGTTTAAGATCATCATCCTGGACGAGGCGGACTCGATGACTGGTGCAGCTCAGGCGGCTCTCAGACGCACCATGGAGAAAGAGTCTCGCACCACACGCTTCTGCCTCATCTGCAACTACGTCAGCCG GATCATTGAGCCGCTGACTTCCAGATGCTCCAAGTTCCGCTTCAAACCGCTGGCCAATGACATCCAGCAGGAGCGTCTGCTGCAGATCTGTGGGAAGGAGAACCTGAAGTACACCGCAGAG GGCATCGAGGCTCTGGTGAAGGTGTCGGAAGGAGATCTCAGGAAGGCCATAACTTACCTCCAGAGCGCCGCCAGACTCAACACTGAGCAAGAGATCACGGAGCAGATCATCGTGGAGATCGCTGGG GTGGTTCCTCCCAAAGTGATCGAGGCGCTCCTCCAGATCTGCTACAGAGGCACGTTTGAGAAGCTGGAGCTCGCTGTGAAG GACATGATCGATCAGGGATACGCCGCCAACAACATCCTCAACCAGTTACACGACGTCATCATCGACGAGAAGCTGAGCGACAAACAGAAGTCTGTCATCACTGCGAAGATGGCT gagGTGGATAAGTGTCTGTCAGATGGCGCAGACGAGTATCTGCAGTTACTCAGTCTCTGCTCCGTCATCATGCAGCAGGCCACACACAGCACCTGA
- the rfc4 gene encoding replication factor C subunit 4 isoform X2 produces MQAFLKGSSSQSVKAQKPSSSSSLSAAEKKKSAPWVEKYRPKCVDEVAFQEEAVAVLKKSLEGADLPNLLFYGPPGTGKTSTILAAARELYGPELYRQRVLELNASDERGIQVIREKVKRFAQLTAAGARPDGKPCPPFKIIILDEADSMTGAAQAALRRTMEKESRTTRFCLICNYVSRIIEPLTSRCSKFRFKPLANDIQQERLLQICGKENLKYTAEGIEALVKVSEGDLRKAITYLQSAARLNTEQEITEQIIVEIAGVVPPKVIEALLQICYRGTFEKLELAVKDMIDQGYAANNILNQLHDVIIDEKLSDKQKSVITAKMAVSLITELESTICWIC; encoded by the exons ATGCAGGCGTTTCTGAAAGGATCTTCGTCACAGAGTGTAAAAGCTCAGAAACCATCCTCTTCATCATCTTTATCAGCTGCAGAGAAGAAGAAGAGCGCGCCCTGGGTGGAGAAATA caggcCGAAGTGTGTGGATGAAGTGGCCTTCCAGGAGGAGGCGGTTGCAGTACTGAAGAAGTCTCTAGAGGGCGCTGAT CTGCCCAACCTGCTGTTTTATGGCCCTCCTGGAACCGGAAAGACGTCCACCATCCTAGCGGCCGCCAGAGAGCTTTATGG GCCGGAGCTGTACCGTCAGAGAGTGCTGGAGCTGAATGCGTCTGATGAGCGAGGGATACAGGTGATCCGAGAGAAGGTGAAGCGCTTCGCACAGCTGACCGCAGCCGGAGCACGTCCAGA CGGGAAGCCCTGTCCTCCGTTTAAGATCATCATCCTGGACGAGGCGGACTCGATGACTGGTGCAGCTCAGGCGGCTCTCAGACGCACCATGGAGAAAGAGTCTCGCACCACACGCTTCTGCCTCATCTGCAACTACGTCAGCCG GATCATTGAGCCGCTGACTTCCAGATGCTCCAAGTTCCGCTTCAAACCGCTGGCCAATGACATCCAGCAGGAGCGTCTGCTGCAGATCTGTGGGAAGGAGAACCTGAAGTACACCGCAGAG GGCATCGAGGCTCTGGTGAAGGTGTCGGAAGGAGATCTCAGGAAGGCCATAACTTACCTCCAGAGCGCCGCCAGACTCAACACTGAGCAAGAGATCACGGAGCAGATCATCGTGGAGATCGCTGGG GTGGTTCCTCCCAAAGTGATCGAGGCGCTCCTCCAGATCTGCTACAGAGGCACGTTTGAGAAGCTGGAGCTCGCTGTGAAG GACATGATCGATCAGGGATACGCCGCCAACAACATCCTCAACCAGTTACACGACGTCATCATCGACGAGAAGCTGAGCGACAAACAGAAGTCTGTCATCACTGCGAAGATGGCTGTAAGTTTGATCACAGAACT TGAAAGCACAATCTGCTGGATCTGTTGA
- the ankrd13c gene encoding ankyrin repeat domain-containing protein 13C produces the protein MTGEKIRSVRKERKAGLDLLEPDEEPAATGIKAHRSSKILSGGNHKILRSSSQQNQNQNHGDTDGAYPVHECVFRGDVRRLSSLIRTQNIAQKDVHGNTPLHLAVMMGHKECAHLLLAHNAPVKVKNAQGWSPLAEAISYGERQMITALLRKLKQQSRESVEDKRPRLLKALKELGDFYLELHWDFQSWVPLLSRILPSDACKIYKQGINIRLDTTLIDFSDMKCQRGDLSFIFCGDAAPSESFVVLDNEQKVYQRIHHEARAPPARSSRVFCAGWRVCDVCVCVCVFQESEMETEEEVDILMSSDIYSATLSTKSITFSRAQTGWLFREDKTERVGNFLADFYMVNGLVLESRKRREHLSEEDILRNKAIMESFSKGGSIIEQSFEPVRRQSLTAPFPNTISWEEYITAETGKAPHLGRELVCKESKKNFKATVAMSQDFPLGIESLLNVLEIVAPFKHFNKLREFVQMKLPPGFPVKLDIPVFPTITATVTFQEFRYDEFDNSIFTIPNDYKEDPSRFPDL, from the exons ATGACGGGAGAGAAGATCCGCTCGGTGCGCAAGGAGCGCAAGGCGGGTTTGGATCTGCTGGAACCGGACGAGGAGCCGGCGGCCACCGGGATCAAAGCCCACCGGAGCAGCAAGATCCTCAGCGGCGGAAACCACAAGATCCTCCGCTCCAGCTCGCAgcagaaccagaaccagaaccaCGGCGACACTGACGGCGCGTACCCCGTGCATGAGTGCGTGTTCCGCGGGGACGTGCGGAGGCTGTCCTCGCTCATCCGGACACAGAACATCGCGCAGAAAGACGTGCACG GAAACACCCCCCTTCACCTGGCTGTTATGATGGGTCATAAAG AATGTGCCCATCTGCTGCTGGCCCATAATGCACCAGTGAAGGTGAAGAACGCTCAGGGATGGAGTCCACTCGCCGAGGCCATCAGCTACGGAGAGCGACAGATGA TCACAGCTCTGCTGAGGAAGCTGAAGCAGCAGTCACGAGAGAGTGTGGAGGACAAGAGACCTCGTCTGCTCAAAGCACTGAAAGAG CTGGGTGATTTCTATCTGGAGCTGCACTGGGACTTCCAGAGCTGGG TGCCTTTACTCTCACGGATATTACCCTCCGACGCCTGCAAGATCTACAAACAGGGCATCAACATCCG tctggACACTACACTGATCGACTTCAGTGATATGAAGTGTCAGCGAGGAGACCTGAGCTTCATCTTCTGTGGAGACGCCGCTCCCTCCGAATCCTTCGTGGTTCTGGACAACGAGCAGAAGGTTTATCAGCGGATTCATCACGAGGCACGTGCTCCGCCTGCTCGCTCGTCACGCGTGTTCTGCGCCGGCTGGCgtgtgtgtgacgtgtgtgtgtgtgtgtgtgtgtttcaggagtcAGAGATGGAGACGGAGGAGGAGGTGGACATCCTGATGAGCAGCGACATCTACTCCGCCACGCTCTCCACCAAATCCATCACCTTCTCTCGCGCTCAGACCGGCTGGCTCTTCCGAGAGGACAAAACC GAGCGAGTGGGGAATTTCCTGGCGGATTTCTACATGGTGAACGGCCTGGTTCTGGAGTCCAGGAAGAGACGCGAGCACCTGAGCGAGGAGGACATCCTGAGGAACAAGGCCATCATGGAGAGCTTCAGCAAAGGAGGGAGTATCATCGAGCAGAGCTTCGAG CCGGTGAGGCGTCAGTCGCTGACCGCTCCGTTTCCGAACACTATCTCCTGGGAGGAGTACATCACCGCCGAGACCGGAAA GGCTCCTCATCTGGGCCGAGAGCTCGTGTGTAAAGAGAGCAAGAAGAACTTCAAAGCAACCGTAGCCATGAGTCAGGACTTCCCTCTGGGCATCGAGTC GCTGTTAAATGTTTTGGAGATCGTCGCACCCTTCAAGCACTTTAATAAACTACGAGAATTTGTTCAGATGAAGCTTCCGCCTGGATTTCCTGTCAAACTAG